One genomic segment of Mytilus trossulus isolate FHL-02 chromosome 4, PNRI_Mtr1.1.1.hap1, whole genome shotgun sequence includes these proteins:
- the LOC134714576 gene encoding uncharacterized protein LOC134714576, whose product METSTNILCGICDAQHVTKCADFWCPECDDGLCTECKTHHSFSKSSRHHDVISIEKYRKLPTDILSIVHHCTEHEKKFHIFCPHHDQLCCLLCISTNHKECSGMLSIDEMAKTSKSSGLLETLLKSLEDLKSNMDNIVYDRQSNLLKIKEQKENIYSGIKEQRKRINSHFDKLEQEIVKSLNAAELDLNMKIEDLLKELGEKSEKITVLQNNISDLKNYASDLQTFVVSKNIETKIQSEETYIQSLTKDERLKQHSLKYSQSEKIESLFHSITSFGLMSKESGPPSVEIKLEKNKQAQILTASLIPKSVDNVSARLVRKFQIPKGNSRMENDITGCAMFPNGKVIFADGGNKRLLIVNTDGSLDCEIPLSYFRPFDVACVDDTTVAFTVFKSSQIRLIDIKSRLIKNTTETNCSCFGITCTGTKIYYGNEKTVGVIEMNDKTSSSLVNLDKSISHFCYVTTFGEFVYFSNHDTDTVSCFNLKGEKIWELKDEAVLSGPRGVAVDRNGIVYVATGNTNCIVAISPDGKKVADFLTSDDGIKKPFKLFCDSYRDLLLVAECDGLCALFQIK is encoded by the coding sequence ATGGAAACCTCAACCAATATTCTTTGTGGAATATGTGACGCTCAACATGTCACAAAATGTGCAGATTTCTGGTGTCCAGAATGTGACGATGGTCTCTGCACTGAATGTAAAACACATCACAGTTTTTCAAAGTCAAGTCGACATCATGATGTTATATCCATAGAGAAATATAGAAAACTCCCAACGGACATTTTGAGCATAGTCCACCACTGCACTGAACATGAAAAGAAATTCCATATCTTCTGTCCCCATCATGATCAACTTTGTTGTCTTTTATGTATTTCAACCAATCATAAAGAATGCAGCGGGATGTTATCTATTGATGAAATGGCAAAAACTTCTAAATCCAGTGGGTTGTTGGAAACTTTGCTGAAATCATTAGAAGACCTCAAAAGCAACATGGATAATATAGTATATGATAGACAATCTAATCTGCttaaaattaaagaacaaaaagaaaacatttattctGGCATTAAAGAACAACGTAAAAGGATAAATTCACATTTCGATAAACTAGAACAAGAAATCGTCAAAAGTCTAAATGCAGCTGAGCttgatttaaatatgaaaattgaagATCTACTAAAAGAACTTGGGGAGAAATCAGAGAAAATAACAGTGCTACAAAATAACATATCAGATCTTAAAAATTATGCGTCAGACTTACAAACTTTTGTCGTCAGTAAAAATATAGAGACCAAAATTCAATCTGAAGAGACCTACATCCAGTCCTTAACAAAAGATGAACGTTTGAAACAACATTCCCTCAAATATTCTCAGAGTGAAAAGATAGAGAGTTTGTTCCATAGCATCACATCATTTGGATTGATGTCAAAGGAATCTGGTCCACCTTCTGTTGAGATAAAATTAGAAAAGAATAAACAAGCTCAAATATTAACAGCCAGTTTAATTCCAAAATCTGTTGACAATGTTTCTGCTAGATTAGTACGCAAATTTCAGATTCCCAAAGGGAATTCAAGAATGGAGAATGATATAACTGGATGTGCTATGTTTCCAAATGGAAAAGTTATCTTTGCAGATGGTGGAAACAAGCGACTTTTGATAGTTAACACTGATGGTTCTTTGGATTGTGAGATACCACTTTCATACTTTAGACCATTTGATGTAGCTTGTGTTGATGACACAACAGTAGCATTCACAGTTTTTAAATCATCTCAAATTCGTTTAATTGACATCAAGTCAAGGCTTATCAAAAACACCACTGAAACAAACTGCTCTTGCTTCGGTATTACATGCACGGGTACAAAAATTTATTATGGCAATGAAAAAACAGTTGGAGTCATAGAAATGAATGACAAAACTTCGTCTTCATTGGTGAATTTAGATAAATCAATATCCCATTTTTGTTATGTAACAACATTTGGTGAATTCGTGTATTTCTCAAACCATGATACAGATACAGTTAGTTGCTTTAATTTAAAGGGTGAAAAAATCTGGGAGTTGAAAGATGAAGCCGTTCTTTCTGGACCAAGGGGAGTTGCTGTTGACAGAAATGGCATTGTGTACGTAGCAACAGGAAACACAAATTGTATTGTTGCAATTTCACCCGATGGGAAGAAAGTAGCAGATTTTCTAACTTCTGATGATGGAATTAAAAagccatttaaacttttttgcgACAGTTACAGGGACTTGCTGTTAGTTGCAGAATGTGATGGACTTTGTGCTTTATTTCAGATTAAATGA
- the LOC134714577 gene encoding poly(A) RNA polymerase GLD2-like — MACSVLGQIQFSSKQSVVSRLLQWIAVLKSEWTCTADKYLDKQTMYHQGYNPQFEDQNYMYYVQQQFPAYMQNYNMNMPMQQNFRPRPRFQGRPPFQGGRRPEQRHWQQQDNYSSVRDHIRQDIINQLNIEVGDDELHNNSNYTAFNANNSNKKRKSDDDDSPSKNKRSKQDYILRIPPTPKSSSNSQITQAMIEYFVENHQTEEMYMKKVKLRDALYSILNGVLPHCGLYIVGSSMSGCGTMTSDMDLCLMITDQPIEQAKEAPELLYLIQRSFSKCSFLNRSMVIRAKVPILRFTDTISQVECDLNVNNSVGIRNTHLIKYYCMLDWRIRPLMLYIKMWSRFHDINDARKMTISSYSLCLMVIHYLQFGCKPQVLPSLQKLYPDIFHSESDITALRFDHQLKYKSKNDQTLGDLFLGFLEYYTNNFAFDTQLMSVRTGTRMQKYMAIGQTNDKNQWKCLNIEEPFDLTNTARSCYDEHTFERIKRVIRLSYQRLSRSRDVKVILTSPF; from the exons atgGCATGCAGTGTTTTGGGTCAAATACAGTTTTCTTCTAAACAGTCAGTTGTATCTAGACTTCTTCAATGGATTGCTGTACTAAAATCTGAGTGGACTTGTACAGCAGATAAATACCTTGATAAACAAACAATGTATCACCAAGGTTACAATCCTCAGTTTGAGGAccaaaactacatgtattatgtgCAACAGCAATTTCCAGCCTACATGCAAAACTACAACATGAACATGCCAATGCAACAAAATTTTAGACCACGTCCACGTTTTCAGGGACGTCCTCCTTTCCAAGGTGGGCGCCGCCCTGAACAGAGGCACTGGCAGCAACAGGACAATTATTCTAGTGTTCGTGACCATATAAGACAAGATATAATTAATCAACTAAATATCGAAGTGGGAGATGATGAACTGCATAACAATTCAAACTACACAGCTTTCAATGCTAATAATTCCAATAAAAA gAGAAAATCAGATGATGATGACTCGCCAAGTAAGAATAAGAGATCAAAACAAGATTATATACTCAGGATTCCACCAACTCCAAAGTCTTCATCAAACTCACAG ATAACTCAAGCTatgatagaatattttgttGAGAATCATCAAACAGAAGAAATGTACATGAAGAAGGTCAAGTTAAGAGATGCACTGTACAGTATATTAAATGGAGTATTACCAC attGTGGTTTATATATTGTTGGTTCCTCTATGAGTGGTTGTGGAACAATGACTTCGGACATGGATCTCTGTCTTATGATCACAGACCAACCA aTAGAACAAGCCAAAGAGGCACCAGAATTATTATATCTAATCCAGAGGTCTTTCAGTAAATGTT caTTCCTAAACAGATCTATGGTGATAAGAGCCAAAGTTCCAATTCTCAGGTTTACTGACACAATAAG CCAAGTAGAATGtgatttaaatgtaaacaatagtGTAGGAATACGGAATACACATCTTATCAAGTACTATTGTATGT tgGATTGGCGAATACGTCCATTAATGCTGTACATTAAGATGTGGTCTCGTTTCCATGACATTAATGATGCCAGGAAGATGACCATATCTAGTTATTCTCTATGTCTCATGGTCATTCACTACTTACAAT ttGGATGTAAACCACAAGTCCTGCCATCACTACAAAAACTTTATCCT GATATTTTTCATTCAGAATCAGATATTACAGCTTTAAGATTTGATCACCAGCTGaagtataaaagtaaaaatgacCAGACACTCGGGGATCTATTTTTAGGGTTTCTGGAATATTACACCAATAATTTTGC TTTTGATACTCAATTAATGAGTGTAAGAACAGGAACAAGAATGCAGAAATATATGGCCATAGGCCAGACGAATGATAAAAACCAGTGGAAGTGCCTAAATATAGAAG AACCTTTTGATCTTACAAATACTGCCAGAAGTTGTTATGATGAACACACATTTGAGAGGATTAAGAGAGTGATCAGACTTAGCTATCAAAGACTTTCAAGGTCACGTGATGTCAAGGTCATTCTAACAAGTCCATTCTAG